TGCTCGGGCACGAGGGGCCGGTCGTGCTGGGCCCCGGGCCCGGTGACCCGTCCGACCCGAACGACCCGAAGATGCGGTTCCTGCGGGAGCTGACCGCGCTGGTCCTGCGGGAGCACCGGTACGGCGTCCTCGGGGTCTGCCTCGGGCACGAGCTGATCGCGGCGGAACTGGGCCTGGGCATCGTACGGAAGGAGGTGCCGTATCAGGGGGCGCAGACGGCGGTGGAGCTGTTCGGGCGGGAGGAGACCGTCGGGTTCTACAACAGCTTCGTGGCGCACTGCGACGACGAGGCCCTGCGGGAGCTGGCCGCGCACGGGGTGGAGGTGAGCCGCGCCGCGAACGGGGAGGTGCACGCGGTGCGGGGGCCCGGGTTCGCGGGCGTCCAGTTCCATCCGGAGTCGGTGCTGACGTTGAACGGGGCGGTGATCGTGCGGGAGTTGCTGGGGGCGCTGCGGCCCGTCGGTTAGCCGGCTCGCTCGCCGGCTAGCCGAAGAACACCCCCACCTCCGCGTACAGTTCCGGGTTCACGGTCTTCAGGCGGGCCGTTGCCTGGGCGATCGGTACACGGACTATGTCCGTGCCGCGCAGGGCGACCATCGTGCCGAAGTCGCCCTCGTGGACGGCGTCGATCGCGTGCAGGCCGAAGCGGGTGGCGAGCCAGCGGTCGAAGGCGCTCGGGGTGCCGCCGCGCTGGACGTGGCCGAGGACCGTCGTACGGGCCTCCTTCCCCGTCCGGCGCTCGATCTCCTTGGCGAGCCACTCGCCGACGCCGGACAGCCGGACGTGTCCGAAGGAGTCCAGCGAGCCGTCCTTCAGGACCGCCTCGCCGTCCTTCGGCATCGCGCCCTCGGCGACGACCACGATCGGCGCGTAGGAGGAGCGGAAGCGGGAGGTCACCCAGGCGCAGACCTGGTCGACGTCGAAGCGCTGCTCGGGGATGAGGATGACGTTGGCGCCGCCGGCCAGGCCCGAGTGCAGGGCGATCCAGCCGGCGTGCCGGCCCATCACCTCGACGACCAGGACCCGCATATGGGACTCGGCGGTGGTGTGCAGGCGGTCGATGGCCTCGGTGGCGATGCCGACGGCGGTGTCGAAGCCGAAGGTGTAGTCGGTGGCGGAGAGGTCGTTGTCGATGGTCTTCGGGACGCCGACGCAGGGGATCTCGTGGTCGTCGGAGAGCCGGGCGGCGACGCCGAGGGTGTCCTCGCCGCCGATCGTGATCAGCGCCTCGATGCGCTGCGCGGCCAGGGTCTCCCTGATGCGGGCGACGCCGTCCTCCTCCTTGAGCGGGTTGGTCCGCGAGGAGCCGAGGATGGTGCCGCCCCGGGGCAGGATGCCGCGCACGGCGGGAATGTCGAGGGGGACCGACCTGCCGTCCAGGAGACCCCGCCAGCCGTCCCGGAACCCGGTGAACTCATGGCCGTACTCCTGGACGCCCTTGCGGACGACGGCCCGGATGACGGCGTTGAGGCCGGGGCAGTCCCCGCCACCGGTCAGTACTCCGACGCGCATGGACGAGTCCCTTCGCCGTGAGCCGTGGCTGCCTGACGCAGTGTCAGTGTCGCGCGCGCCTCACTCGTCGTCGAGGCCTCGTTCGATGGCGTACCGGACGAGTTCCACCCTGTTGTGCAGTTGCAGCTTGCCGAGGGTGTTCTGGACGTGGTTCTGGACCGTGCGGTGGGAGATGACGAGGCGTTCGGCGATCTGCTTGTAGCTCAGGCCCTTGGCGACCAGCCGCAGCACCTCGGTCTCGCGGTCGGTCAGCCGGGGCGCGTCGGACGCGTCGCCGCCGCCGGTGGCGGGGCCGGGGTCGGAGGCGAGCCGGCGGTACTCGCCGAGGACCAGTCCGGCCAGGCCCGGGGTGAACACCGGGTCGCCGACGGCCGTGCGGCGCACCGCGTCCAACAGCTCGTCCGTGGACGCCGACTTCAGCAGGTAGCCGGTCGCACCGGACTTCACCGCCTCCAGCACGTCGGCGTGCTCACCGCTCGCCGACAGCACGAGGACCCGCAGGGCGGGATCGGCGGCGACGACCTCCTTGCACACCTGGACGCCCGGCTTCGCGGGCAGGTTCAGGTCGAGCACCAGTACGTCGGGCGTGGTGGCCTTGGCGCGGCGTACGGCCTGCTCGCCGTCGCCGGCGGTGGCGACGACGTCGAGGCCGGCCTCGGCCAGGTCCCGGGCGACCGCGTCGCGCCACATGGGGTGGTCGTCGACCACCATGACCTTGATCGGATCCTGCTGCCTGCTCATCGCTGTCCCGCCTTCCCCCGTCGCACGTTCTGCTCCTTCGGCACCGTCAGTTCGACCTCCGTGCCCTGGCCCGGTGTCGAGATCAGCTCGGCGCTGCCGCCGAGGTCGCGCAGCCGGCCCCGGATCGACTGGGCGACCCCGAGCCGCCCCTCGCCCTCGGCCTGCGCGAGCCGCCCCTCCGGGATGCCGGGCCCGTCGTCCCGGACGGTGACGATCACCTCGTCCGGCTCGTCCTCGACCAGGATCCAGGCCCGGGCGTCCGGACCGGCGTGCCTGCGTACGTTGTCCAGGGCGGCCCCGACGGCGGCGGCCAGCTCCCTCGCGGCGGGCGCGGGCAGCAGCACCGGGGCGCCGGGCTCGGCGAGGTTGACGCGGGCGGCGGCGAAGGGGGCGAGCAGCGCGCGCAGGTCGACGGGAGCGTCCGAGTCGTCCCCGGTGTCCTCGTCCACGACGCGTACGACGGCCCCCTCGGCCTCGTCCTCCGACACCCGGGAGACCGGTACGAGCCCGCCGGAGACCAGGGTGCGCAGCGCGACCTCCTGTTCGCCGGCCATCCGGCCAAGCTCGCCCGCCTCGCCGCCCAGGACCGCGCCGCGCCGCTGCACCATGGCCAGCACCTGGAGCACGCCGTCGTGGATGTCCCGGGCGAGGCGCTCCCGTTCCCTGGTGGCGGCCTCGATCTCCAGGGCGCGGGCGAGGGTGCGCTCGGAGGCGCGGGCGACCTCGACGACGTAGCCGATGGCGATGGAGGCGACCCAGACGAGGATCACGTTGTGCACGGTGTCGCGGGCCGGGTGGCCGCGCTCGATCAGGTTGGCGACGGCGACGGGCGTGGAGGCGAACGCGGCCCAGCGCCAGCCGCCCTTGATGGCGAACGCGAGGACCGACCCGGCCGTCCATATCGACGGCAGCGTGGGTCCGCCGTGGTCGATGAACCCGTCGTTTACGACCAGCGGGGTCAGGACGATGCCGGTGAGCGCGACGGCGAGGTCGACGGCGAGGAATCGTTTCGTGCAGGCCGCCGCGTTCTGCACCCGGGGCAGGGTGGCGAGCGTCCAGACGAAGAGGACGGCGAAGTAGGCGATGGCGATGCCGGGCCGGTCGAAGTTCTCGTAGACGGCGGCGAACAGGCCGACCGCGTACAGCATCGTCAGCACCCGGTAGCCGGCGAGCGCGCGCCACAGCGGCAGCTCGACCGACATCCTCATGACTCTCTCGCGCCTGGCCATCCGTCCGGTCCCCCCGCCCGCCCCGCCCCCGAAGCGCCGACTACTGGGCTTCTCTTCCTTCTGCTTCTTCTGTTTCTGCTTCTTCTGTTTCTTCTTCTGCCGCTGCTTCCGCTTCTTCTTTTTCCTTCTTGGCCTGGTCCTTCTCGGCCTGCGCGAGCACCGCCTTGGCGGCCTTCTCCGCTTCCCTGTCGGCCTTCGCCGCGTCCGCGATCTGCCGCTTGGCGGCGGTCGCGTAGATGTCGACGTACTCCTGGCCGGAGAGCTTCATGATCTCGTACATGACCTCGTCGGTCACCGCGCGCAGGACGAAGCGGTCGTGGTCCATGCCGTGGTAGCGGCTGAAGTCCAGCGGCTTGCCGATGCGGATGCCGGGCCGCATGAGCTTCGGCATGACCTGTCCCGGGGGCTGGATCTTCTCCGTGTCGATCATGGCGACCGGTATCACGGGCGCGCCGGTGGCGAGCGCCACGCGGGCGAGGCCGCCCGGTTTGCCGCGGTAGAGGCGGCCGTCGGGCGAGCGGGTGCCCTCCGGGTAGATGCCGAACAGTTCGCCGCGCTCCAGCACGTCCATGCCGCTCTTGACGGCGGCCTCGCCGGCGCCGCGCGCGCCCGAGCGGTCCACGGGGAGCTGGCCGACGCCCTTGAAGAAGGCCGCCGTCAGCCGGCCCTTCACGCCGGGCGTGGTGAAGTACTCGGCCTTCGCGATGAAGGTGACCTTGCGGTCGAGGATCGCGGGCAGGAAGAACGAGTCGGAGAACGACAGGTGGTTGCTCGCCAGGATCGCGGGGCCCTCGGCGGGGATGTGCTCGAGGCCTTCCACCCAGGGTCTGAAGGTGACCTTCAGCGGTCCCCCGATAGCGACCTTCATCGCGCCGTACAACAAGCGAGTGCCTCCTGTGTGTGTCATCAGACCTTATCCCGGAGTGTCGGCAATGGCTCCGACGACCCTGGTCGGTGTCAGTGGGGTCGCGTACGGTGAAGCACACGTCCCTCCCACGAAGAACAGACGAAGAACAGGAGACCGAAGTTGCCGGTCCTTCCTGGAGCCGAGCCGTACCGCCATGAGGGCGGGGAGGTCGGGGTCCTCCTGTGTCACGGCTTCACCGGTTCCCCGCAGTCGCTGCGGCCCTGGGCGCGCCATCTGGCCGGGCAGGGTCTGACCGTCTCGCTGCCCCTGCTGCCGGGGCACGGCACGCGCTGGGAGGACATGGCGCTCACCGGCTGGCAGGACTGGTACGCGGAGGTGGACCGCGAGTTGTGCGCCCTGCGCGGCCGTTGCGCGCGCGTGTTCGTGGCCGGTCTGTCGATGGGCGGCGCGCTGGCCCTGCGGCTGGCCGCGAAGCACGGCGAGGGCGGAGGCGGGGCGGCGGGCCTGGGCGGGGTCGAGGGCGTCATCGTCGTCAACCCGGCGAACAAGGTGCACGGGCTGTCCGCGTACGCCCTTCCGGTGGCCCGCCATCTCGTCCGGACGACGAAGGGGATCGCGAGCGACATCGCGAAGGACGGCGTCTCGGAGACCGGGTACGACCGGGTGCCGCTGCACTCGGCGCACTCCCTGCGGACCTTCCTGCGGCTGGTCGACGCCGAGCTGCCGCAGGTCACCCAGCCGCTGCTGCTCCTGCGCAGCGTGCACGACCACGTCGTACCGCCGGCCGACTCGGCCCGGGTCCTCAGCCGGGTGTCGTCGACGGACGTGACCGAGATCCTGCTGGAACAGAGCTACCACGTGGCAACGTTGGACCACGATGCGGACCGGATCTTCGAGGAGAGCTACGCGTTCATCGCCCGGATCGCGCCCAGTGTCGGCAAGGAAGGGACGGCCGTAGGTGGCTGAGCACGACTCCGACCGCGAGGACCGGGAGAACCGGGACGAGCGGGAAGGCCGGGACGGCCTGGACGGCCCGGATGCCCGTACGGGCCGCGAGCCGGAGGAGCAGAGCGTGCCCTTCGACGAGGCCGCCGCGTGGGCGGCGATCGTCGCGGGGTACGGCGAGGAGCCGGTGGACCCGCCGGGCGCGAAGCCGTTCAAGTCGGTCGAGGACCTGGCGCTCCTCGAGGTCGGGACGAACGGCGAGGAGTCCGGGGCGGACTCGGTGGCGGAATCCGGGGCGGAATCCGGCAAAGAGCCCGAGAAGGACCCCGACGAGGAGAAGAAACCGGCCAAGCCGCTGGGCAGCTCGATCGCCTTCGCGCCGGGCGTCGGCCCGCGCGACTACGCGGCTCCCGAGCCCGTGGAGGAGGACTTCGACGAGGACGACGAGGGCCACTTCGTCCCGCCGGAGCCGCCGCCGCTGCCCGCCGCCGACACCACGGCCAAGTTCGCCTGGCTCGGGGTGATCGGCGGGCCGGTGCTGCTGCTGCTCGCGGTGCTGCTGGGCTGGGAGATGACGTGGTGGCTGTCGACCGTCTGCATCGGCGGCTTCCTCGGCGGGTTCGCCACGCTGGTGGCGCGGATGCGGCCGGACGACGAGGACGAAGAGGGGCCGGGGCGGGGAGCGGTCGTCTAGCCGACAGGGATCTGGCCGACAGGGATCTGGCCGACAGGGATTCTGAGGGCGGCCAGCACCGGGAGGTGGTCCGTGGCCGCCCTCAAGTCGCTCCCGGTGACTCCCGGGAGCTCGTTCGGCACGCCGCAGCCCAGTACGCGTACGTCCCTCGTCGCGAAGATTCCGTCGATACGGCGGTCCGGCCCGGTGGACGGGAACGTGTGCTCGGCGCCCCAGGGTGCGGCCGTGCGGCAGTCCTGGAGACCGGCTGCCAGGCGGGCGAAGGTGCGGCCCTGTGGTCTCTCGTTGATGTCGCCGCCCACGACCGCGTGCTCCACGCCCATCCCGGCGAGCCGGTCGAGGAGCAGGCCGCCCTGGTCGTGGCGCTCGTCGCGGTCGAGGCTGAGGTGGCAACTGACGACGCCCAGGCGGGCGCCCGCGAAGCGGACGACGGCGGTGGCCAGCCCGCGGCGGAACTCGCCGCGGGTGAGGGGCAGGAGGACGTCCTCGGTGCGTTCGACGGTCGCCCTCAGCGAGCAGAGGATCGCGGGGCCGGCCGCTGTTCCGCCGCCGGTGAGGATCACCTGGCCGGTGGCCGCGGCCAGGCGGGCCAGTTTCTTGCGCCAGCGGAAGAAGAGGGGGGATTCCTGGAGGAGGACCAGGTCGGGGGCGCAGGCGGTGATGACGCGGGCGAGGGCGTCGGTGTCGTCCCGCAGGGAGCGGATGTTGTAGCTCAGGACCCGGATGACGGCCGAACCGTCGGACTCGGTGCGGGAGTTGGGGAGCGGCGGCATGGTGATCAATTTACGCCTATTGGGGTGGGGCGCGAGGATTGTGCGCGAGTGCCGGTTCGTTGTGGCTTGTCGCGCCCACGCGGCGGAGCCGCATGTCGATACAGCCCCGCGCCCCTGAGGGGCCCTACATGATGGGGTCGGGTTCCCTCGCCAGGTCCGCCGCGCCCACCAAGCCTGCCTCGTTGCCCAGTTGGGCGGCGATCACCTCGGCGACCGGGCGCCAGTTGCCGCCGACCAGCCAGCGTTTGTAGGACTTGCGGATCGGGTCCAGGACCAGTTCGCCCTCGTCGGAGAGGCCGCCGCCGACGATGAAGGCGGACGGGTCGAAGAGGGAGGCCAGGTCGGCGAGGCCGGCGCCGGCCCAGCGGGCGAGTTCGCGGTAGGAGTCGACGGCGACCGCGTCGCCCTTGCGGGCGGCCATGGAGATGTGTTTGCCCTCGATGCCCTCGGGGCTGCCGTCGCCCAGGCCGAGCAGGAGTTCGGCGTTCTCCGGGGTGGCCTTGGCGCGCTGCTTGGCGTAGCGCACGAGGGCGCGGCCGGAGGCGTACTGCTCCCAGCAGCCCTGCGAGCCGCAGCCGCACAGCAGGCCGTCCGGCACCATGCGGATGTGGCCGAACTCGGCGGCGACGCCGAAGTGGCCGCGGCGCAGCTTGTTGCCGATGATGATGCCGCCGCCGAGGCCGGTGCCGAGGGTGATGCAGATGACGTTGCGGTGGCCCTTGCCGGCGCCGAACTTGTACTCGCCCCAGGCGGCGGCGTTGGCGTCGTTCTCGACGACGACCGGGAGGCCGACGCGGGCCTCGACCTTCTGCTGGAGCGGCTCGTTGCGCCAGTCGATGTTGGGGGCGAAGTAGACCGTGGAGCGCTGGCGGTCGACGTAGCCGGCGGCGCC
The Streptomyces sp. NBC_01485 genome window above contains:
- a CDS encoding response regulator transcription factor; protein product: MSRQQDPIKVMVVDDHPMWRDAVARDLAEAGLDVVATAGDGEQAVRRAKATTPDVLVLDLNLPAKPGVQVCKEVVAADPALRVLVLSASGEHADVLEAVKSGATGYLLKSASTDELLDAVRRTAVGDPVFTPGLAGLVLGEYRRLASDPGPATGGGDASDAPRLTDRETEVLRLVAKGLSYKQIAERLVISHRTVQNHVQNTLGKLQLHNRVELVRYAIERGLDDE
- a CDS encoding lysophospholipid acyltransferase family protein → MKVAIGGPLKVTFRPWVEGLEHIPAEGPAILASNHLSFSDSFFLPAILDRKVTFIAKAEYFTTPGVKGRLTAAFFKGVGQLPVDRSGARGAGEAAVKSGMDVLERGELFGIYPEGTRSPDGRLYRGKPGGLARVALATGAPVIPVAMIDTEKIQPPGQVMPKLMRPGIRIGKPLDFSRYHGMDHDRFVLRAVTDEVMYEIMKLSGQEYVDIYATAAKRQIADAAKADREAEKAAKAVLAQAEKDQAKKEKEEAEAAAEEETEEAETEEAEGREAQ
- a CDS encoding 6-phosphofructokinase, which produces MRVGVLTGGGDCPGLNAVIRAVVRKGVQEYGHEFTGFRDGWRGLLDGRSVPLDIPAVRGILPRGGTILGSSRTNPLKEEDGVARIRETLAAQRIEALITIGGEDTLGVAARLSDDHEIPCVGVPKTIDNDLSATDYTFGFDTAVGIATEAIDRLHTTAESHMRVLVVEVMGRHAGWIALHSGLAGGANVILIPEQRFDVDQVCAWVTSRFRSSYAPIVVVAEGAMPKDGEAVLKDGSLDSFGHVRLSGVGEWLAKEIERRTGKEARTTVLGHVQRGGTPSAFDRWLATRFGLHAIDAVHEGDFGTMVALRGTDIVRVPIAQATARLKTVNPELYAEVGVFFG
- the macS gene encoding MacS family sensor histidine kinase translates to MARRERVMRMSVELPLWRALAGYRVLTMLYAVGLFAAVYENFDRPGIAIAYFAVLFVWTLATLPRVQNAAACTKRFLAVDLAVALTGIVLTPLVVNDGFIDHGGPTLPSIWTAGSVLAFAIKGGWRWAAFASTPVAVANLIERGHPARDTVHNVILVWVASIAIGYVVEVARASERTLARALEIEAATRERERLARDIHDGVLQVLAMVQRRGAVLGGEAGELGRMAGEQEVALRTLVSGGLVPVSRVSEDEAEGAVVRVVDEDTGDDSDAPVDLRALLAPFAAARVNLAEPGAPVLLPAPAARELAAAVGAALDNVRRHAGPDARAWILVEDEPDEVIVTVRDDGPGIPEGRLAQAEGEGRLGVAQSIRGRLRDLGGSAELISTPGQGTEVELTVPKEQNVRRGKAGQR
- a CDS encoding ROK family glucokinase; amino-acid sequence: MGLTIGVDIGGTKIAAGVVDEEGNILSTHKVPTPGTPEGIVDAIVSAVEGARAGHEIVGVGIGAAGYVDRQRSTVYFAPNIDWRNEPLQQKVEARVGLPVVVENDANAAAWGEYKFGAGKGHRNVICITLGTGLGGGIIIGNKLRRGHFGVAAEFGHIRMVPDGLLCGCGSQGCWEQYASGRALVRYAKQRAKATPENAELLLGLGDGSPEGIEGKHISMAARKGDAVAVDSYRELARWAGAGLADLASLFDPSAFIVGGGLSDEGELVLDPIRKSYKRWLVGGNWRPVAEVIAAQLGNEAGLVGAADLAREPDPIM
- a CDS encoding endonuclease/exonuclease/phosphatase family protein: MPPLPNSRTESDGSAVIRVLSYNIRSLRDDTDALARVITACAPDLVLLQESPLFFRWRKKLARLAAATGQVILTGGGTAAGPAILCSLRATVERTEDVLLPLTRGEFRRGLATAVVRFAGARLGVVSCHLSLDRDERHDQGGLLLDRLAGMGVEHAVVGGDINERPQGRTFARLAAGLQDCRTAAPWGAEHTFPSTGPDRRIDGIFATRDVRVLGCGVPNELPGVTGSDLRAATDHLPVLAALRIPVGQIPVGQIPVG
- a CDS encoding alpha/beta hydrolase, whose amino-acid sequence is MPVLPGAEPYRHEGGEVGVLLCHGFTGSPQSLRPWARHLAGQGLTVSLPLLPGHGTRWEDMALTGWQDWYAEVDRELCALRGRCARVFVAGLSMGGALALRLAAKHGEGGGGAAGLGGVEGVIVVNPANKVHGLSAYALPVARHLVRTTKGIASDIAKDGVSETGYDRVPLHSAHSLRTFLRLVDAELPQVTQPLLLLRSVHDHVVPPADSARVLSRVSSTDVTEILLEQSYHVATLDHDADRIFEESYAFIARIAPSVGKEGTAVGG